The DNA sequence TCGCCCTCTATCTTGATTACCTCGGCCTTAAGCCTGCTATCCCGTCTCAAGACATAACCTACTTCATTTTGTGAAATATCGCCGGTGAAGCGGACCTGAATCATATTACCGGTGACCGCTGTTATATTGCCAATACGCTTACTCATATTTTACCTCGCACATATCCTGGAATACCCCTTCTCCGATTTCTTTATTAAAATGGCTTAGTCTTTCTATTATTTGCAACTTTATATAATACAATATTAAAAAATTAATATCAAAAAAATTCCCTGCTTCCAGGCTGTCTAAATATTCCCACCTAAACCTCTCAAATGCCTGCTCTATAAGGAGGGGATCGGGCTGCTCCCAGATACCTTTTATAGACAAGGCCGGCCTGTCACGCCTATTGCTTTTAGCTAAAATACGCGCCTCGGCTAATTCAGAACGCAGGTTTTTGTCAAATTCCCTCCACGCCCTTAAAACCGGCGTGCCGTCGGAACCCGCGGCATTGCCCAGGGCGGCGCCTTCTATCCTTTTTATGTCGCCATCGCTTAACCACTTACGACACTCTGATAAAAATCCCTGTCTATCCACGGGGCCCTGCTGGGTGAGCCTCAAGGCAGGCAATGACGCGATAAGATAATAATATTTATTTGCCATTGGGCGTATTTTGTTTTAATCCTAAATCAATATCAAGCGCGTCAACAAGCTTAGGATTAAGATAGCGCCTGAAGCCTTCGGCAATCGCCTGATCGGTAAAATCAACATAAGAACCCATGCCTTTTGCTCCTATGCGGAATCCGCCGTCTATGCCGGGTTTTTCCTGTAGAGACAGCTTTGCTCGCGCCTCTTTTCTTAACGCCTCAAACAATACCTTCTCAAGGGCCTTTTTGTCGTTTTCATTCAACACAACTTCTATATCCGTAATACCCTGCTTAATGGAGTGTTCAACCGCCTTCAGGATAATGTCTTTTAAGCTGTCGGGCTTAAGCTCCTGGACCACCTGATTTTTTACGACACGGGCAAAAAATTCGCTAACCCTTACGCGCAGCATCAGAAGAGCGTCTCTTGCCGCCTGCTTTAAGGCCGTCTCCGATGACCGCCTGAAATTCTCCGCTTCCTTTTTGGCGCTTGCTATAATTTCCTCGCTTTTTTTTGCCGCTTGGCCAAGGATCTCATCGGCTTGTGTTTTCGCCGCATCCGTTATCCTGGCAGACTCCGCAAGGGCCCGGTCAATACCATCCTGTTTGATCTTTTCTATCAGGTATTTTAAATCCGTTTCCATCTCAAACCTCTTTTGTTTTAAGCATTTTTAAAAGGCGGGCCTTTTTTAATATTGCCTTATCGGGGCATCTGGCGAGAGCCCGGCTTAGCAATAGGAACATTTGCCTTGCATAAAGGACATTTATCCGCAGTATATGTTTTGATGTTCAGCGTTTTAACGCTGTAAAACGGGATACGGCCAAACGGTTTATTCTTTGCGCTGCGGTTTATCAACGAAACAACCCCGATTATACGAGGAGAATACGGCCTGATCGCTACCATGACTTCTTTAACCGATCTGCCTGTGGTAATAACGTCTTCCGCTATCAGCACACGCTCGCCTTTTTTTATAGTAAAACCCCGGCGAAGCTGCATTACCGAATCTTTTCTTTCCGCGAACATCGCCCTTGCGTGAAGAGCCCGGGCCAATTCATAAGCCACAAGAATACCGCCATATGCAGGGCCGATGACGATATCGGCTTTCATCTTTTTCAGTTTTACCGCTATGTCCCGGCACATAGCTGCCGCGTATTCGGGCCTGCTCAAAAACAGGGCGCATTGCAGGTAACCGCCGCTATGCAAACCGCTTGATAATAAAAAATGGCCGGACAAGAAAGCCCCTGTTGCGCTAAGCATTTGCTGAAAAACAGACTCTCGCATAAGCCGTAAACCTTTTTTGCCCTATAGCATAAACCCTTGGTAGTTTTTTGTCAAGACCAATCGTGGTTACGGTACGGTGGAATGAAATCGGATTAAGCCAAATCCGATAATATATCTCTTGCGGATTTTAAAGGATTTTTAGATTTGGCGATAGGCCTTCCGACAACTATGTAATCAGCGCCTTTATTAGATGCCTGGTGCGGCGTAACAACCCTCTTTTGGTCCTGGTCAGAAACCCAGTATGGGGGCCGTATGCCGGGAGTAAGTACAATAAAATCTTTACCGCACGCCTGGCGTATTACATCTATTTCCCGCCCGGAGCAAACGACTCCGTCCATGCCGCAGTCTTTAGCTAATAAAGCAAGTTTTTTAATTTGCGACCTGGGCGCGCGAGCAATACCGACGTTTTCCAATTCTCCCCTGTCCATGCTTGTAAGCATGGTAACGGCTAATAATAAGGGTTTTTTTTGCCGTCCTCTTGCCTGAAAAGCCGCCTCCATCATAGCCCTGCCGCCCAAAGCATGCACGTTAGTTATCAGGACGCCCATGGAACAGGCCTGCCGCACGGCGCCCGCCACAGTATTGGGTATATCATGAAATTTTAAATCCAAAAAAACATCGGCGCCTTTTTTGCGGACCATGGCAACAGAGTCGCGGCCTGATCCGGTAAAAAGCTGACTGCCTACTTTAAATATTGACACATCCGGATACAGCATGTCAACCAATCTCCGCGCCTGGGCCAGGGTATCAACATCTAAAGCGACGATAAGTTGTGTTTTGTCCGCGCCCTTTGCGCCTTTACCTTTGCTGTTTGGCACCTTCATACCTTAAGTTGTCCTATAAGTTCCCTGATATTTTTCATGCCACGGTTTTTCAAATAGAGCCTTAGCCCTCTGATGATGTTGCTGGCAGCGGCGGGGTCAACAAAATTTGCCGTGCCTATCTGCACGGCTGATGCTCCGCATAAAAAAAATGCTATGGCATCTTCAGTGCTCATAATACCGCCTATGCCGATAATGGGTATCTTAACACGATGATAGGCCTGCCATACCATTGCAAGGGCAACCGGTTTTATCGCAGGCCCGCTCAAACCTCCTGTTATATTACCCAAACGGGGTTTCCCGCGCGCGATATCAACGTCCATACCAATCAGGGTATTGATCATTGAGACCGCGTCAGCCCCTGCTTTTTCAGCAGCGCGCGCGATAAGTCCGATATCGGTAACGTTTGGCGAAAGCTTAGCGATAACAGGTTTGTCCGTCTGTTTTTTTACCGACCTGATAATGCATGATGTGGTGTAAGGATCCTGGGCAAACAACGTAGTCGGACTTTTATGCTCTATGTTCGGACAGGATATGTTCACTTCTATAGCATCAACGTCCGTAGCATCAAGCGCCTTGGCAAGAGCCTCATAATCCTGCCGGCAAACGCCCGCAATGCTTGCTACAATTCGCGTGCCGGCTGATTTAAGAAGAGGGAGTTTGCTGTGGACAAAATCATCAAGGCCTTCATTTTGTATTCCTATCGCATTCAACAGGCCTGCCGTCGTTTCCCACAAACGCGGAGGCCGGTTACCCGGGCTGGGCTGCAGGGTTATGGATTTGGTAATAACAGCGCCTAATTCAGAGACACTTATAAGCTCTCTGCATTCCTGGGTATAACCAAAGGTGCCGGAAGCTGTCATAACCGGATTGGCTAATTTGAGGCCTCCTATATCTATTTCCAAGGCATTATTCGTATTTATCTTTTTCATAAGCTAATCCCAGACTATATCCGCCAGATCAAACACCGGACCTTCTTTGCATACACGTTCATAGCCGCGTTGTGTTTTTATGGCACAACCAAAGCAAGCGCCGACGCCGCAACCCATACGCTCTTCAAAAGACCCCTGCGTTTTTATTTTGTACGGCTTGACTATTTTTGCTACAGAGGCAAGCATGCCCATTGGGCCGCAGGCATACAGGCCTACTTCCGGCGCATAATCGCCTATGGTCACATCCGAGACGGAACGGGGCCCGGCCCGTAACGATGCCTTGCGTATGTCAAAATCTCCTATTATCTTTTCCAGCATGGCGGTTGCTAAACCGCGGTCTCCCCGTGACCCGTCTTCAGTGACAACAATGACCTTAGCACCTATTTCCTGGAATTCTTTAACGCACACGACAGAGGCGGCGTCTTTAGCGCCTATAATTACGGTTATGGCTTTTTTTCTATATGTAGCCAGTCGGTCGGCCAGAGCTACCAAAGGCGCCACTCCCATACCCCCCGCTATAAGAACAAAATTTGACTGGCCCTTGGGCACTTTGAAACCATTGCCCAGCGGACCTATAACATCAAGAAAAGTACCTTTTGAGCGGCGCGACATAAGCTGTGTACCTTTACCATTTACTTTGTACAAAAGCTCAACGATATCCTGCCGATCACTTATACGATGCACACTTATAGGCCTCCTCAAAAGGGGCTCGTATCCCGCGCCGGCTCTTATATGCAAAAACTGGCCGGGCCTGGCTTTGCCGGCAAACCCTTCAATGCAAAGTGCCATTTTAAAATGCCCCGGGGCTATTTCTTTGTTTATCAGAATTTCAGCCTTAGTCTGCAACTTTTGCATGATTTCCTCCGCAAGCATAATCCGTGCGTTTAACAGATGCGGGATTTAAATCAATAGTCCCATAAACACCATCATAGCCCGCCCTTACGCCCACGTTACCTTGCCTTACATTCAACACGGCATCCGCCGTTTTGCACGACAGGCCCTTGTAAAGAACACTGCTATCGGCAAAAAGCAAGGCGTTGAATTCAGAACCAAAAAAATTTATAGCAGCCTTATACTCACTTATAACTGTTTTTGAGCAAATACCCTTTTTTTGAGTTGCCGCGATCAATTCAAGCAAAGGAACAAGGCGCCTGAAAGGTATCGCATCCTTGGGCATAAAATTCTCGGGTCTGTCCGACAACGCTTCAACCCTGCTCATTACGCCTATAGTCAATTTTTTCCCGCAGACAGGGCATATGCCGGCGCACATCCTGGTCTGGCTGGGGCTATAACAAACCCCGCACGAGCGGTGGCCGTCATAATGATATTTGCCTTCCTGGGGAAAAAATTCTATCGTGTACAGAAAGCGTTTGCTGTCTTTTTCTTTTAAGGCGGATAGTATATGCTCATATCCAAGCCCGGTATCAAACACATTGGCCTCTCTTCCTATCTTACCTGGCGAATGAGAATCTGAATTTGAAATAAGGCTATATTTATCAAGCGAGCTCACCCGCCAGCACATATCAGGGGAGGCGCTTAATCCTGTTTCCAGGGCATAAATATTTTCCGACTGTTCTTCAAAACACTCTTCTATTGAATCAAAACCCGACATGGACCCAAGCACGCTGAACCACGGGGTCCATACGTGCGCCGGCACAATCATGGCCTGCGGCGAAGCGTCAAGGGCGATCTTTACCAAGTCCTTGGCGTCAAAGCCAAATATCGGTCTGCCATCCGAAGAGATATTGCCGCGCTTTTCAAGTTCTTTGCTTACACGGTCGGCTGTTTTAAAGTCGGGTACAAACAAAATGGTATGCACGCGTCTGCCCTTGCCATTCTTTTTATAGATATTGCTTATTTCGGCGGTTAATATGAATTTAACTTTATCGTATTCATATAAACCGTTTGTATGCCGGCCCAAGTTTTTTTTAAGCTCCTTACGCCATAAGGGATGGGTAAAATCCCCTGTCCCGACAACCGCTATTCCCTTTGTCGCGGCCCATGCGGTTATGTTTTTCACACCCATATCAGGGCTTGTTGCCCGGCTATATCGTGAATGTATATGAAAATCCGCTATAAATTGCCCCATAAATTCTTAAGCCTGGTACGCAACCGCACCGTTTAATATTGTAAAAATAACTTTACCTTTTAAGCGCATTCCTAAAAAGGCGGAATTTTTTGACTTGGAAACAATGCCGCGTTTTTCAACCATCCATTCGCGCTCCGGGTCAAATATTACCACGTCTGCGTCGCTGCCGGCGGAAAGAGTGCCCTTTTTCAGGCCGAGAATGCGCGCTGGTCCTGTTGAGCATATCTGGGCAATCTTTGTCAAATCGGTGCTGTCATTGCCGTATAAAGCGGTAAGTGTTACCGGCAGCATGGTCTCAAGCCCAATCACGCCAAAAGCGGCCCGCTCAAACTCTATGTCTTTTTCATTCTCGGTGTGCGGGGCGTGATCCGTGGAGACAATATCTATAACGCCATCTATTACCGCCCGCTTCAAGGAGTTACGATCGTCGCAGCTTCTTAACGGAGGATTCATCTTCTTGTTGGTATCAAAACCCCTTACATCGTCCTCGCAAAGCATAAGATAATGAGGACACGTTTCGGCCGTAACCTTAACACCTTTTGCTTTCGCCTGGCGTATTACGTCCACGCTTTCGGCACAACTTACGTGGGCAATGTGTATTCTAGCCTGCGCTGATTCAGCAATGTTTATATCGCGTTCAACCCTTTTGTATTCCGATTCCTTGGAAATCCCGCGCAGACCCATGCTGGTTGAAATAAAACCCCTGTTTACCGTACCTCCGGCGGAAAGCGCGGTATCTTCACAGTGGCATACTATAAGAACACCTGTTTTCCGGCATATATCAAAGGCGCTTGAAAGGAGTTTTTCATCGTCAACAGACGAACCGTCATCAGTAAATGCCAATACGGATTTATTGCAAAGCCCCTCAATATCCGTCAAGGCGTGGCCTTTTCTGTTCTTGGTTAGAGCTCCGGCGACAAACACATTGGCCTTGGCTGACTTTTGAATACGCTTTTGTAAAAGCCCCGCCGCCTGCGCGGAATCAATGCATGGAGTGGTATTGGGCATGGCAAGAACGGATGTAATGCCGCCGGCAAGCGCGGCCATGGTGGCTGTTTCTATGGTTTCCTTGTCTTCGCGGCCCGGTTCGCGCAGGTGCGCGTGCATATCAACCAGTCCGGGCATAACCACAAGCCCTTTCGCGTTTATCGCCTGCGATGTGCCGGGTATTATACAATCCGCAATCCGAACGATTTTACCGTTTTCTATTAATACATCTTTTATCGCGCGCAATCCTTGAGAAGGATCTACCACGAGCCCCTGTTTGATGATAATACTCATAATCCCCGCCTGCCTTGCCAGGCCAAAAACAGGACCGCCATACGAACCGCTATCCCGTTTGTGACCTGTTCCAATATCACCGAACGGCACCCGTCAGCAACTTCGCTTGATATCTCTATACCTCTATTAATAGGGCCGGGGTGCATGACGATAATATCCTTCTTCGCCCGTTTAAGCCGCTCCTCGGTAACTGCAAAATTCTTGAAATACTCAAGCTGTTTTGGAAACGCCGTTGTTTTATCGCGCTCAAACTGCATGCGCAGGACATTGATTGCGTCCGCTTCCTGTATAGCATTGTCTATTTTATCCGTAATCCTTACCCCCATTTTTTCAATCCCAGGGGGGATAAGCATCTTCGGCGCGCATACGGTAACCCGAGCGCCAAGCTTTGTCAAGCCCCATATGTTTGACCTGGCCACCCGCGAATGCGCTATGTCGCCGACAATACTTATGTTAAGCCCTTGTATGCGGCCCAAACGCTGCCTAATCGTGAAAATATCCAGCAGGGCCTGTGTCGGGTGTTCATGCCAACCGTCCCCGGCATTAATCACGCTTATATCAACCCGCCGGGCCAGCATTGCCGCGGCGCCGGACGCGTTATGCCGCACCACAATAATATCAGCCTTCAACGCCTGTATGTTTAAGCCCGTGTCAATCAGGGTCTCGCCCTTGCGTATGCTTGATGTCTCTGTTTCAATGTTGATTACATCGGCGGAAAGGCGTTTTGCCGCTATTTCAAAGGATATCCTTGTGCGCGTAGACGGCTCATAAAACAAATTCACCACTGTTTTACCGCGCAAGGCCGGGACTTTTTTTACGCCTCTTGTGGAAACTTCTTTGAATGAATCTGCGGTCAGCAGGATATGCTCTATCTGTTCCCCTGTCAGATACTCCAGCCCTAAAAGATCTTTTTGGCCCCACCTGCTCATCACGCTAAGTCTCCATCAAAAACGCACACCTCATCAACGCCATCTTTCTCTTTTAATTTTACCCTGACCACCTGGGTCGCGGATGTGGGTATGTTCTTGCCGACATAATCCGCTCTGATAGGCAATTCTCTGTGCCCGCGGTCCACCAAAATAGCCAACTGTATTGATTTGGGCCTGCCAAAATCAATAAAAGCATCCAATGCCGCTCGTATAGTACGGCCGGTATACAGGACATCGTCAACAAGCACTATATGCTTGGTTGACACGTCAAAGCTTAGGTCTGTTTCGCGCACAACGGGCTGGGAATCGGAAATCATTAAATCATCGCGGTAAAGCGTTATATCAAGTACACCACGGGTCAGTGTATTGCCGGTTATCCGTTCCAGAGCCAAGGACAAGCGCTCGGCGAGATATTCGCCCCGGGTACGTATGCCCACTATCGCTATCGCGCTGGCATCCTGATTGCGCTCAACAATTTCATGTGCCATTCGCTTTAGGGCATTATCAACGGCCTGGGCATCCATAACCTGTATTTTGGTATTATTATTTTTCATATATTTCACAAAAAAGGGCTGATAAAAAAATACCCGCATATTTAATGCGGGATACGTCTAATTTTACCATTTACGCCCCTTTCCGGCCTCGCGGAGCCTGATTAAAAGGTTTATATTGTTAATATTTTATCACCATAAGAGGCGCATGTCAAGACCGAATACATATTGGCCTGATCGGAACATGCAAATACATTACATTATGACCGCAAAAACCGGCGCGGCAGGCAAAAGACATTAGTGCTTATCGCGATTAGAGTGCGCGGCACACACGCCCCTTTTAGACTCTTTTATAAAATCGGCCAAATGCTTTATTTCCTCTCCGGCCAGCGCGGATTCCAGCTTGCTTAAAGCATTGCCCATATTAAGGCCTTGCCGGTATAGGATTTTATAAGCTTGCTTTATTTTGTCGCGGATAACAGGGCTTATGCCGGCACGCCTTAGGCCTATAATATTATACGCCGTAACCACATTGTCATCGCCTGTGCTCATGTAGGGGGGGAAATCTTTATTTAGCCTGACCCCGCCGCCTATAATAGATAGTTTCCCAATCCTGACAAACTGATGAATAAGACAGTTGGCAGAGACAAACGCCATGTCTTCCACCTCCACATGGCCCGCCAGAAGGCTGTTATTACATATAATCACTTTATTGCCAATCTTGCAGTTATGGGCAATATGTGATAAGCACATAAAATAATTATTGTCACCAATAACGGTTGACGAACCATCTTCTGTGCCGCGATGCACAGTAACGTGCTCTCTAAAAACATTATGAGCGCCGATGATAACATATGACTTGGTTCCTTTAAAAGCTATATCCTGCGGCTCACCGCCAAGGCAAGCGCCTGTGTGCACAATGCAACCGGCGCCGAGCCTGGAGCCTTTTAACACATAAGCTCCGGCATGCAGTTTGCAGTTGGGGCCTATAATAACGTCGTCCTCTACCACCGCATAGGGGCCTATGTCGGCGCTTTTATCAATCTCGCTGTTCTTTGAAACTATTGCTGTTGGATGTATGCTCACGGCGATAACTCCCTTTGCGTTCTTAAGTTAAACAACAAAACAAATTCCCCTCGTGCAGGCGTTTCTTCAAAATGCGCGATAAGCGCCGATACCTTCTGCCTGCGGATTTCCTGGAATTTTTTTGTAAGTTCTCTCGCGCATACCATAAATATATCGCCAAAAACAGCTTGGATGTCCCGCAGAGCCCGGCACAGCCGGTGAGGCGATTCATAAAGTATTATTGTGCGTGTTTCCTGCGTTAATTCAGCAAGGCGTTTTGTCCGTGCCGCTGTTTTCGGAGGCAAAAACCCCTCAAACACAAACCGATCGGTGGGCAGTCCCGAAACCGATAATGCCGCGGCCGCCGCGCTGGCACCGGGAACAGGCACAACCTCAATACCCGCGTCAATGGCATCATGAATCACCCTGTAGCCAGGGTCGCTGATACCGGGCGTGCCCGCGTCGCTTACCAAGGCAACATCTTCACCGCGCGTGAGCCTGTTTATTATGCCCCTGGATTTGAAGTGTTTGTTGTGTTCAAAATAACTGGTCAACGGTTTATCAATACCGTAATGCGACAGCAAGATACCGGTATGCCGCGTGTCTTCGCACGCTATCACAGCAACAGATTTAAGCGTTTCAACAGCGCGATATGTCATGTCCGCCAAATGGCCTATTGGAGTTGAGACGATAAATAATTTACCAAAACCCATACCCGCTCCAGTGTTAAAAAATCGCGCCCATAAAATTATTCCACCGTTACGGATTTAGCCAGATTGCGCGGCCGGTCCACGTCGCGACCGTTAGCAAGCGCGATATAATAGGCCAAAAGCTGTAAAGGCAGTACCGTAAGCATGGGGGAAAATAATTCGTTAGTACCAGGTATATATATGGTATGATCCGAATACCTGCCTATGTGGGGGTCTGCTTCAGTAGCGATACTGATAACAATACCCTTACGCGCCTTTATTTCCTGTATATTAGAAACCATCTTGTCATAGGTAGCGGATTTTGGCACAATGCAAACAACCGGCATAGTTTTGTCAATCAACGCGATGGGCCCATGCTTCATTTCGCCCGCGCTGTAGCCTTCCGCGTGCACATAGGATATCTCCTTGAGTTTCAGCGCCCCCTCAAGCGCGTTGGGATAATTCAGGTTTCTGCCTAAATACAAGAAACAATTCTTGTCTTTGTGCTTCTTGCATACATTTTTTATGGCTCTAGTGTCACGTAAAATATCGCCCATACAGCGGGGTAGGCGCCGAATTTCATCAATCATTTTGGCCGTGGCCTGCCTGGCCAAAGCGCCGGAAATCGTGCCGGCATAAATGCCAAAAAGATACAGAACGCATAACTGCGCCGTATATGCTTTTGTTGAAGCCACTCCTATTTCAGGGCCCGCGTGGGTATAAATAACGCTGTCCGATTCCCTTGTCATGGTAGCGCCTACTACATTGACTATTGAAAGCACCTTGGCGGATTGCTTTCGGGCCTGCCTGATGCCTGCCAGCGTATCGGCAGTTTCGCCCGACTGGCTTATCGCTACAACCAGCGTGTTTTTGCCCAATATGGGATTTCTGTAACGGAATTCGCTTGATACATCAACCTCCACGGGTATTCCTGTCAAGCGCTCTAAAATATACTTACCCACAAGGCCGGCATGATATGCCGTCCCGCACGCGACAATACATATCTTTTTAACGCTTTTTATATACCGTTCCGGCAAGGTAAGCTCTTTAAAAAAAACTCCGCTTCCGCGGAGCCTGTGTTGCAAAATATTGCTTATCACGGCAGGCTGCTCATGAATCTCTTTTAGCATAAAGTGCTGATAGCCGCCTTTTTGCGCCTGCTTAATGTCCCAGGCAACGCGCGTCTGGGTCTTTTTGATTCTTCTCCCTTTGAAATCCGTAATACAAATACTATCTTTGGAAATAACGGCAAGCTCATTATCCTCTATATATATCACATCACTCGTATATTCTAAAAGCGCGGGTATATCGCTTGCCACATAATTTTCTTCCTTGCCAATGCCCACCACAAGCGGGCTGCCGCGCCTTGCCGCGAACAAGACTCCGGGAGTATAATTTGAAATAATGCCGAGCGCGAAAGAGCCTTTCAACTGCCCTAAAGCCGCTCGGACCGCGGCGGCAAAATCGCCTTTATAGAATTTCTCAATCAGGTGGGGTATGACTTCCGTGTCCGTATCGGAAAGAAATCGGTGGCCTTCAGCGGCAAGAGCGGTTTTCAGGTCTTCATAGTTTTCAATTATGCCATTGTGGACTACTGCTATATTTCCCAAACAGTCTAAGTGCGGATGAGCGTTGGCATGGCTGGGGATGCCATGCGTAGCCCACCTTGAATGGCTTATGCCGGTGCTCCCCGCCAATGGCCTTGCCGCAAGCAATGCCTCCAACCGGGACACCCTGCCTCTTTGTTTGCGCGCAATAATCTTGCCATCATGCATCACGGCCATCCCCGCCGAGTCATAACCGCGGTATTCAAGCTTCTTAAGCCCGTTGAGCAAAAACGGTTGAGCCGGACGCCTGCCTATATAACCTACTATGCCGCACATAAATTTAATGTATCAGATAAACCTTTGCCGTTTGAGGTAATTACAAATAAGATTTTCGGGGCCAGGACAGGGATAATATTCAGTCACCGATTATTCTTCTTTCCCGGATTTATAGCGCAATATATACCTATACTGCTCCATGTCCGTCTGCTGACTTGTATACGGCGCGACCACAATATAAGATAAAGAGTGTTCTTTAAATTTTTGTTTTATATTCGGAGTATGGAAACCGCCGGCGATTAGGACAGCAACCGGAGCTTCCTCATCCTTCATGAGCCGCAATGTATGGCGCATAAATGCGTCGTCTCTGTCGTTAGCCAAGTCGTAAAACTTAACAAGGGTGGACAGATTTTTGTCAAGCACATACGCGGCTTTTATGGTATCCACGTCTATCTT is a window from the Candidatus Omnitrophota bacterium genome containing:
- a CDS encoding DUF2764 family protein, with protein sequence MANKYYYLIASLPALRLTQQGPVDRQGFLSECRKWLSDGDIKRIEGAALGNAAGSDGTPVLRAWREFDKNLRSELAEARILAKSNRRDRPALSIKGIWEQPDPLLIEQAFERFRWEYLDSLEAGNFFDINFLILYYIKLQIIERLSHFNKEIGEGVFQDMCEVKYE
- the pyrE gene encoding orotate phosphoribosyltransferase yields the protein MRESVFQQMLSATGAFLSGHFLLSSGLHSGGYLQCALFLSRPEYAAAMCRDIAVKLKKMKADIVIGPAYGGILVAYELARALHARAMFAERKDSVMQLRRGFTIKKGERVLIAEDVITTGRSVKEVMVAIRPYSPRIIGVVSLINRSAKNKPFGRIPFYSVKTLNIKTYTADKCPLCKANVPIAKPGSRQMPR
- the pyrF gene encoding orotidine-5'-phosphate decarboxylase codes for the protein MKVPNSKGKGAKGADKTQLIVALDVDTLAQARRLVDMLYPDVSIFKVGSQLFTGSGRDSVAMVRKKGADVFLDLKFHDIPNTVAGAVRQACSMGVLITNVHALGGRAMMEAAFQARGRQKKPLLLAVTMLTSMDRGELENVGIARAPRSQIKKLALLAKDCGMDGVVCSGREIDVIRQACGKDFIVLTPGIRPPYWVSDQDQKRVVTPHQASNKGADYIVVGRPIAKSKNPLKSARDILSDLA
- a CDS encoding dihydroorotate dehydrogenase is translated as MKKINTNNALEIDIGGLKLANPVMTASGTFGYTQECRELISVSELGAVITKSITLQPSPGNRPPRLWETTAGLLNAIGIQNEGLDDFVHSKLPLLKSAGTRIVASIAGVCRQDYEALAKALDATDVDAIEVNISCPNIEHKSPTTLFAQDPYTTSCIIRSVKKQTDKPVIAKLSPNVTDIGLIARAAEKAGADAVSMINTLIGMDVDIARGKPRLGNITGGLSGPAIKPVALAMVWQAYHRVKIPIIGIGGIMSTEDAIAFFLCGASAVQIGTANFVDPAAASNIIRGLRLYLKNRGMKNIRELIGQLKV
- a CDS encoding dihydroorotate dehydrogenase electron transfer subunit, whose product is MQKLQTKAEILINKEIAPGHFKMALCIEGFAGKARPGQFLHIRAGAGYEPLLRRPISVHRISDRQDIVELLYKVNGKGTQLMSRRSKGTFLDVIGPLGNGFKVPKGQSNFVLIAGGMGVAPLVALADRLATYRKKAITVIIGAKDAASVVCVKEFQEIGAKVIVVTEDGSRGDRGLATAMLEKIIGDFDIRKASLRAGPRSVSDVTIGDYAPEVGLYACGPMGMLASVAKIVKPYKIKTQGSFEERMGCGVGACFGCAIKTQRGYERVCKEGPVFDLADIVWD
- a CDS encoding endonuclease Q family protein; translation: MGQFIADFHIHSRYSRATSPDMGVKNITAWAATKGIAVVGTGDFTHPLWRKELKKNLGRHTNGLYEYDKVKFILTAEISNIYKKNGKGRRVHTILFVPDFKTADRVSKELEKRGNISSDGRPIFGFDAKDLVKIALDASPQAMIVPAHVWTPWFSVLGSMSGFDSIEECFEEQSENIYALETGLSASPDMCWRVSSLDKYSLISNSDSHSPGKIGREANVFDTGLGYEHILSALKEKDSKRFLYTIEFFPQEGKYHYDGHRSCGVCYSPSQTRMCAGICPVCGKKLTIGVMSRVEALSDRPENFMPKDAIPFRRLVPLLELIAATQKKGICSKTVISEYKAAINFFGSEFNALLFADSSVLYKGLSCKTADAVLNVRQGNVGVRAGYDGVYGTIDLNPASVKRTDYACGGNHAKVAD
- a CDS encoding dihydroorotase, with product MSIIIKQGLVVDPSQGLRAIKDVLIENGKIVRIADCIIPGTSQAINAKGLVVMPGLVDMHAHLREPGREDKETIETATMAALAGGITSVLAMPNTTPCIDSAQAAGLLQKRIQKSAKANVFVAGALTKNRKGHALTDIEGLCNKSVLAFTDDGSSVDDEKLLSSAFDICRKTGVLIVCHCEDTALSAGGTVNRGFISTSMGLRGISKESEYKRVERDINIAESAQARIHIAHVSCAESVDVIRQAKAKGVKVTAETCPHYLMLCEDDVRGFDTNKKMNPPLRSCDDRNSLKRAVIDGVIDIVSTDHAPHTENEKDIEFERAAFGVIGLETMLPVTLTALYGNDSTDLTKIAQICSTGPARILGLKKGTLSAGSDADVVIFDPEREWMVEKRGIVSKSKNSAFLGMRLKGKVIFTILNGAVAYQA
- a CDS encoding aspartate carbamoyltransferase catalytic subunit translates to MSRWGQKDLLGLEYLTGEQIEHILLTADSFKEVSTRGVKKVPALRGKTVVNLFYEPSTRTRISFEIAAKRLSADVINIETETSSIRKGETLIDTGLNIQALKADIIVVRHNASGAAAMLARRVDISVINAGDGWHEHPTQALLDIFTIRQRLGRIQGLNISIVGDIAHSRVARSNIWGLTKLGARVTVCAPKMLIPPGIEKMGVRITDKIDNAIQEADAINVLRMQFERDKTTAFPKQLEYFKNFAVTEERLKRAKKDIIVMHPGPINRGIEISSEVADGCRSVILEQVTNGIAVRMAVLFLAWQGRRGL
- the pyrR gene encoding bifunctional pyr operon transcriptional regulator/uracil phosphoribosyltransferase PyrR → MKNNNTKIQVMDAQAVDNALKRMAHEIVERNQDASAIAIVGIRTRGEYLAERLSLALERITGNTLTRGVLDITLYRDDLMISDSQPVVRETDLSFDVSTKHIVLVDDVLYTGRTIRAALDAFIDFGRPKSIQLAILVDRGHRELPIRADYVGKNIPTSATQVVRVKLKEKDGVDEVCVFDGDLA
- the lpxA gene encoding acyl-ACP--UDP-N-acetylglucosamine O-acyltransferase — translated: MSIHPTAIVSKNSEIDKSADIGPYAVVEDDVIIGPNCKLHAGAYVLKGSRLGAGCIVHTGACLGGEPQDIAFKGTKSYVIIGAHNVFREHVTVHRGTEDGSSTVIGDNNYFMCLSHIAHNCKIGNKVIICNNSLLAGHVEVEDMAFVSANCLIHQFVRIGKLSIIGGGVRLNKDFPPYMSTGDDNVVTAYNIIGLRRAGISPVIRDKIKQAYKILYRQGLNMGNALSKLESALAGEEIKHLADFIKESKRGVCAAHSNRDKH